The Cygnus atratus isolate AKBS03 ecotype Queensland, Australia chromosome 19, CAtr_DNAZoo_HiC_assembly, whole genome shotgun sequence genome includes a window with the following:
- the PIP5KL1 gene encoding LOW QUALITY PROTEIN: phosphatidylinositol 4-phosphate 5-kinase-like protein 1 (The sequence of the model RefSeq protein was modified relative to this genomic sequence to represent the inferred CDS: substituted 1 base at 1 genomic stop codon), with product MPWLAEEAFGSPSVAAAAGGTPASCPPGGGLRLFQRAHQRHDHLGLFEIGPEHEFYLLTCRLRAGLSAATQVATDHPPADTPCDGDCAAVLRQPREVGAVGVPLRSRPCRGSPRVPLPPQGFELHTYAGPAFARLRRALGLPEEQYQAALSSRYFQFASNSKSKARFFLTXDGRFFLKTQTKREMRFLLASLPRYLRHLEAFPHSLLVRLLGAHSIVLPCRRKVGAPTAALPRPQRYFRVTQSGFFPAEGDPRAGTRCPSVLAKPAYDIKGCRVDRWAEPATAVVPKDLNSEGKSLVLGAQRPWLLRQLELDSRFLEELRVLDYSLLLAVQPLLPDGRAARSPALCRVLLGSGTSQNQRPLPGGSNPLHCIDGPQRRYSGGLVDLFTAYTFRRRLERLWKRIRYRDGSFSTLHPAAYARRLCRWVETHSE from the exons ATGCCCTGGCTCGCAGAGGAAGCGTTCGGCTCCCCCTCTGTG gctgctgcagcagggggaaCCCCAGCGAGCTGCCCGCCCGGCGGGGGGCTCCGGCTCTTCCAGCGGGCGCACCAGCGACACGACCACCTCGGCCTCTTCGAGATCGGCCCCGAGCACGAGTTCTACCTCCTGACCTGCCGGCTGCGCGCGGGGCTCAGCGCCGCCACCCAGGTGGCCACTGACCACCCGCCCGCG gaCACCCCCTGCGACGGCGACTGCGCGGCGGTGCTGAGGCAGCCCCGCGAGGTAGGAGCCGTGGGGGTGCCCCTGCGCTCCCGGCCGTGCCGCGGCTCACCGCGTGTGCCGCTGCCGCCGCAGGGCTTCGAGCTGCACACCTACGCCGGGCCGGCCTTCGCCCGCCTGCGGCGCGCGCTGGGGCTGCCGGAGGAGCAGTACCAGGCGGCGCTGAGCTCGCGGTACTTCCAGTTCGCCAGCAACTCCAAGAGCAAGGCCCGCTTCTTCCTGACGTGA GACGGACGCTTCTTCCTGAAGACGCAGACGAAGCGGGAGATGCGCTTCCTGCTCGCCAGCCTGCCCCGCTACCTCCGGCACCTCGAGGCGTTCCCCCACTCGCTGCTCGTCCGCCTGCTGG gcGCCCACAGCATCGTCCTGCCCTGCCGGAGGAAGGTAGGTGCCCCCACTGCAgccctgccccgtccccagcGCTACTTCAGGGTCACGCAGAGCGGCTTCTTCCCCGCCGAGGGGGATCCTCGAGCG GGCACGCGATGTCCGTCTGTCCTGGCAAAGCCAGC GTACGACATCAAGGGCTGCCGCGTGGACCGCTGGGCCGAGCCCGCGACCGCCGTGGTGCCGAAGGACCTCAACTCCGAGGGCAAGTCCCTCGTCCTGG GTGCCCAGCGGCCGTGGCTGCTGCGGCAGCTGGAGCTCGACAGCCGCTTCCTGGAGGAGCTGCGGGTGCTGGActacagcctgctgctggccgtgcagcccctgctccccgaCGGGCGCGCGGCACG GTCCCCGGCGCTGTGCCGTGTCCTGCTGGGCTCGGGGACGAGCCAGAACCAGCGCCCGCTGCCCGGTGGCAGCAACCCCCTGCACTGCATCGACGGGCCGCAGCGGCGCTACTCGGGGGGGCTGGTGGATCTCTTCACCGCCTACACCTTCCGCAGGCGCCTCGAGCGCCTCTGGAAGAGGATCCGCTACCGGGACGGGTCCTTCTCCACCCTGCACCCCGCTGCCTACGCCCGGCGGCTGTGCCGGTGGGTGGAAACGCACAGCGAGTGA
- the ST6GALNAC4 gene encoding alpha-N-acetyl-neuraminyl-2,3-beta-galactosyl-1,3-N-acetyl-galactosaminide alpha-2,6-sialyltransferase isoform X1 — MKTLIRFFLALVCVAAVSVLYVLLCSLACLRPCCRAARRWDGPAYAAPAVLSFQGYSRVPDGQPLQRALCRRCAVVSSSGQMLGSRLGQAIDGQECVLRMNHAPTAGYEEDVGTRSTVRVVSHTSVPLLLRNQPYFFQQSQETVYVIWGPPKKMSREKGGSTYRALLKVMETYPRLQIYTLTEEKMAYCDDVFQNETGKNSAAACALQGEVGLFPEHGLVHHDPGHGAVRAHPRLRHGQRQLLQGEEPHERALPLLREGPAGRVQDVPGARAGPPRRAPLHHRESHLLPLGQEEGHRLHPPVVGGRVGAAARRHGCLSPAGAAVGSLLLYPQVWWVCGWRRGDPHPVPARGGRGWTH; from the exons ATGAAGACGCTG ATCCGCTTCTTCCTCGCCCTGGTGTGCGTGGCCGCCGTCTCCGTGCTCTacgtcctgctctgctccctcgCCTGCCTGCGGCCCTGCTGCCGGGCGGCACGGCGCTGGGACGGCCCCGCGTACGCTGCGCCCGCCGTGCTCAGCTTCCAGGGGTACAGCCGCGTCCCCGACGGGCAG CCGCTGCAGCGAGCGCTGTGCCGCCGCTGCGCCGTCGTCTCCAGCTCGGGGCAGATGCTGGGCTCGCGCCTGGGGCAGGCCATCGACGGGCAGGAGTGCGTGCTGCGCATGAACCACGCGCCCACCGCCGGCTACGAGGAGGACGTGGGGACGCGGAGCACCGTCCGCGTGGTGTCGCACACCAGCGTCCCGCTGCTGCTGAGGAACCAGCCCTACTTCTTCCAGCAGTCCCAGGAGACCGTCTACGTCATCTGGGGGCCCCCCAAGAAGATGAGCCGGGAGAAGGGGGGCTCCACCTACCGGGCGCTGCTGAAGGTGATGGAGACGTACCCGCGCCTGCAGATCTACACCCTGACCGAGGAGAAGATGGCCTACTGCGACGACGTCTTCCAGAACGAGACAGGGAAGAACAG CGCGGCCGCCTGTGCGTTGCAGGGTGAAGTCGGGCTCTTTCCTGAGCACGGGCTGGTTCACCATGATCCTGGCCATGGAGCTGTGCGAGCGCATCCGCGTCTTCGGCATGGTCAGCGACAGCTACTGcag GGAGAAGAACCACACGAGCGTGCCTTACCACTACTTCGAGAAGGGCCGGCTGGACGAGTGCAGGATGTACCTGGTGCACGAGCGGGCCCCCCGCGCCGGGCACCGCTTCATCACCGAGAAAGCCATCTTCTCCCGCTGGGCCAAGAGGAGGGACATCGTCTTCACCCACCCGTCGTGGGCGGGCGGGTAGgagcggcggcgcggcgccACGGCTGCCTCAGCCCTGCCGGTGCCGCGGTTGGAAGCCTCTTGTTGTACCCCCAGGTCTGGTGGGTGTGTGGGTGGCGGCGGGGGGACCCCCACCCCGTGCCAGCGCGTGGGGGACGGGGCTGGACCCACTGA
- the ST6GALNAC6 gene encoding alpha-N-acetylgalactosaminide alpha-2,6-sialyltransferase 6 isoform X2: MSGSTSQRAAVFVVLFALLMLLIIYSSSNGTEVFPYGALRGRARRPPDLRRWGVSSGYLPVSGNKSLTSHCHQCVIVTSSSHLLGTRLGAEIDQAECAIRMNDAPTTGYEADVGNKTTFRVVAHSSVYRVLKRPQEFVNKTPETIFIFWGPPAKMQKSLLKIIQRVSASFPNMTAYVVSPGRMKQFDELFRGETGKDREKSRSWLSTGWFTMVIAVELCDTVHVYGMVPPNYCSRRPQPRRMAYHYYEPKGPDECTTYIHNERSRRGNHHRFITEKRVFASWAGLYNITFSHPAWP, from the exons ATGAGCGGCAGCACG AGCCAGCGCGCCGCCGTCTTCGTGGTCCTCTTTGCCCTGCTCATGCTGCTGATCATCTACAGCTCCAGCAACGGGACCGAGGTCTTCCCCTACGGCGCCCTGCGGGGCCGAGCCCGCCGGCCCCCCGACCTGCGGCGATGGGGGGTGAGCAGTGGGTACCTGCCCGTCTCCGGGAACAAG AGCCTGACTTCCCACTGCCACCAGTGCGTCATCGTCACCAGCTCCAGCCACCTCCTGGGCACCCGCCTGGGCGCTGAGATCGACCAGGCCGAGTGCGCCATCCGCATGAACGACGCCCCCACCACCGGCTACGAGGCGGACGTGGGCAACAAGACCACGTTCCGTGTGGTGGCCCACTCCAGCGTCTACCGCGTGCTCAAGCGGCCCCAGGAGTTTGTCAACAAGACCCCGGAGACCATCTTCATCTTCTGGGGGCCTCCCGCCAAGATGCAGAAGAGCCTGCTGAAGATCATCCAGCGCGTCAGCGCGTCCTTCCCCAACATGACGGCCTATGTCGTGTCCCCCGGTCGCATGAAGCAGTTCGATGAGCTGTTCCGGGGGGAGACGGGGAAGGACAG GGAGAAGTCACGCTCGTGGCTCAGCACGGGCTGGTTCACCATGGTGATCGCGGTGGAGCTGTGCGACACCGTCCACGTCTACGGCATGGTGCCCCCCAACTACTGCAG CcggcggccgcagccccgccgcaTGGCCTACCACTACTACGAGCCCAAGGGCCCCGACGAGTGCACCACCTACATCCACAACGAGCGCAGCCGCCGGGGCAACCACCACCGCTTCATCACGGAGAAGCGCGTCTTCGCCAGCTGGGCCGGCCTCTACAACATCACCTTCTCCCACCCCGCCTGGCCCTAG
- the AK1 gene encoding adenylate kinase isoenzyme 1 has product MSTEKLKHHKIIFVVGGPGSGKGTQCEKIVQKYGYTHLSTGDLLRAEVSSGSERGKKLQAIMEKGELVPLDTVLDMLRDAMVAKADVSKGFLIDGYPREVKQGEEFEKKIAAPTLLLYVDAGKETMVKRLLKRGETSGRVDDNEETIKKRLETYYKATEPVITFYKSRGIVRQLNAEGSVDEVFQQVCSYLDSL; this is encoded by the exons ATGTCGACAG aaAAGCTCAAGCACCACAAGATCATCTTTGTGGTGG GTGGCCCCGGCTCGGGGAAGGGGACGCAGTGCGAGAAGATCGTGCAGAAGTACGGGTACACCCACCTCTCCACCGGGGACCTGCTCCGGGCGGAGGTCAGCTCGGGCTCGGAGCGGGGCAAGAAGCTGCAGGCCATCATGGAGAAGGGCGAGCTGGTGCCCCTG GACACGGTGCTGGACATGCTGCGGGACGCCATGGTGGCCAAAGCCGACGTGTCCAAGGGTTTCCTCATCGACGGCTACCCCCGCGAGGTGAAGCAGGGAGAGGAGTTCGAGAAGAAG ATCGCCGCCCCCACGCTGCTGCTCTACGTGGACGCGGGGAAGGAGACGATGGTGAAGCGCCTGCTGAAGCGGGGCGAGACCAGCGGGCGGGTGGACGACAACGAGGAGACCATCAAGAAGCGCCTCGAGACCTACTACAAGGCCACGGAGCCCGTCATCACCTTCTACAAGAGCAGGGGCATCGTCCGCCAG CTCAACGCCGAGGGCAGCGTGGACGAGGTTTTCCAGCAGGTCTGCTCCTACCTCGACAGCCTGTAG
- the DPM2 gene encoding dolichol phosphate-mannose biosynthesis regulatory protein encodes MATATDRAVGFGLVAFSLALFAYYTLWIVALPFIDSTHAIHRFFLPREYAVIIPVVAGLLLLLFIGVFIMVVTWKSRKPAKKSE; translated from the exons ATG GCCACGGCGACGGACCGCGCGGTGGGCTTTGGCCTGGTCGCCTTCAGCCTGGCGCTGTTCGCCTACTACACGCTGTGGATCGTGGCGCTG cccttcaTCGACAGCACCCACGCCATCCACCGCTTCTTCCTGCCCAGGGAGTACGCCGTTATCATCCCCGTGGTggccgggctgctgctgctgctatttatAG GCGTTTTTATAATGGTGGTGACGTGGAAGAGCAGGAAGCCTGCCAAGAAATCGGAGTGA
- the ST6GALNAC4 gene encoding alpha-N-acetyl-neuraminyl-2,3-beta-galactosyl-1,3-N-acetyl-galactosaminide alpha-2,6-sialyltransferase isoform X2 encodes MKTLIRFFLALVCVAAVSVLYVLLCSLACLRPCCRAARRWDGPAYAAPAVLSFQGYSRVPDGQPLQRALCRRCAVVSSSGQMLGSRLGQAIDGQECVLRMNHAPTAGYEEDVGTRSTVRVVSHTSVPLLLRNQPYFFQQSQETVYVIWGPPKKMSREKGGSTYRALLKVMETYPRLQIYTLTEEKMAYCDDVFQNETGKNRVKSGSFLSTGWFTMILAMELCERIRVFGMVSDSYCREKNHTSVPYHYFEKGRLDECRMYLVHERAPRAGHRFITEKAIFSRWAKRRDIVFTHPSWAGG; translated from the exons ATGAAGACGCTG ATCCGCTTCTTCCTCGCCCTGGTGTGCGTGGCCGCCGTCTCCGTGCTCTacgtcctgctctgctccctcgCCTGCCTGCGGCCCTGCTGCCGGGCGGCACGGCGCTGGGACGGCCCCGCGTACGCTGCGCCCGCCGTGCTCAGCTTCCAGGGGTACAGCCGCGTCCCCGACGGGCAG CCGCTGCAGCGAGCGCTGTGCCGCCGCTGCGCCGTCGTCTCCAGCTCGGGGCAGATGCTGGGCTCGCGCCTGGGGCAGGCCATCGACGGGCAGGAGTGCGTGCTGCGCATGAACCACGCGCCCACCGCCGGCTACGAGGAGGACGTGGGGACGCGGAGCACCGTCCGCGTGGTGTCGCACACCAGCGTCCCGCTGCTGCTGAGGAACCAGCCCTACTTCTTCCAGCAGTCCCAGGAGACCGTCTACGTCATCTGGGGGCCCCCCAAGAAGATGAGCCGGGAGAAGGGGGGCTCCACCTACCGGGCGCTGCTGAAGGTGATGGAGACGTACCCGCGCCTGCAGATCTACACCCTGACCGAGGAGAAGATGGCCTACTGCGACGACGTCTTCCAGAACGAGACAGGGAAGAACAG GGTGAAGTCGGGCTCTTTCCTGAGCACGGGCTGGTTCACCATGATCCTGGCCATGGAGCTGTGCGAGCGCATCCGCGTCTTCGGCATGGTCAGCGACAGCTACTGcag GGAGAAGAACCACACGAGCGTGCCTTACCACTACTTCGAGAAGGGCCGGCTGGACGAGTGCAGGATGTACCTGGTGCACGAGCGGGCCCCCCGCGCCGGGCACCGCTTCATCACCGAGAAAGCCATCTTCTCCCGCTGGGCCAAGAGGAGGGACATCGTCTTCACCCACCCGTCGTGGGCGGGCGGGTAG
- the ST6GALNAC6 gene encoding alpha-N-acetylgalactosaminide alpha-2,6-sialyltransferase 6 isoform X1 — MSGSTSQRAAVFVVLFALLMLLIIYSSSNGTEVFPYGALRGRARRPPDLRRWGVSSGYLPVSGNKSLTSHCHQCVIVTSSSHLLGTRLGAEIDQAECAIRMNDAPTTGYEADVGNKTTFRVVAHSSVYRVLKRPQEFVNKTPETIFIFWGPPAKMQKSLLKIIQRVSASFPNMTAYVVSPGRMKQFDELFRGETGKDRYLGATAGTLSPLSVASRSPSRASSRGCSMGLAAVSDWGAREGLGGGHHLFIVPRFSPVPCPREKSRSWLSTGWFTMVIAVELCDTVHVYGMVPPNYCSRRPQPRRMAYHYYEPKGPDECTTYIHNERSRRGNHHRFITEKRVFASWAGLYNITFSHPAWP, encoded by the exons ATGAGCGGCAGCACG AGCCAGCGCGCCGCCGTCTTCGTGGTCCTCTTTGCCCTGCTCATGCTGCTGATCATCTACAGCTCCAGCAACGGGACCGAGGTCTTCCCCTACGGCGCCCTGCGGGGCCGAGCCCGCCGGCCCCCCGACCTGCGGCGATGGGGGGTGAGCAGTGGGTACCTGCCCGTCTCCGGGAACAAG AGCCTGACTTCCCACTGCCACCAGTGCGTCATCGTCACCAGCTCCAGCCACCTCCTGGGCACCCGCCTGGGCGCTGAGATCGACCAGGCCGAGTGCGCCATCCGCATGAACGACGCCCCCACCACCGGCTACGAGGCGGACGTGGGCAACAAGACCACGTTCCGTGTGGTGGCCCACTCCAGCGTCTACCGCGTGCTCAAGCGGCCCCAGGAGTTTGTCAACAAGACCCCGGAGACCATCTTCATCTTCTGGGGGCCTCCCGCCAAGATGCAGAAGAGCCTGCTGAAGATCATCCAGCGCGTCAGCGCGTCCTTCCCCAACATGACGGCCTATGTCGTGTCCCCCGGTCGCATGAAGCAGTTCGATGAGCTGTTCCGGGGGGAGACGGGGAAGGACAGGTACCTCGGAGCCACCGCCGGCACATTGTCCCCTCTGTCGGTGGCCAGCAGGTCCCCAAGCAGGGCCAGCTCCCGGGGCTGCTCCATGGGGTTGGCTGCGGTGTCGGACTGGGGGGCTcgggagggtttgggggggggtcaCCATCTCTTCATCGTGCCCCGTTTCTCCCCCGTGCCGTGCCCCAGGGAGAAGTCACGCTCGTGGCTCAGCACGGGCTGGTTCACCATGGTGATCGCGGTGGAGCTGTGCGACACCGTCCACGTCTACGGCATGGTGCCCCCCAACTACTGCAG CcggcggccgcagccccgccgcaTGGCCTACCACTACTACGAGCCCAAGGGCCCCGACGAGTGCACCACCTACATCCACAACGAGCGCAGCCGCCGGGGCAACCACCACCGCTTCATCACGGAGAAGCGCGTCTTCGCCAGCTGGGCCGGCCTCTACAACATCACCTTCTCCCACCCCGCCTGGCCCTAG